The following proteins are encoded in a genomic region of Paenibacillus sp. FSL H3-0469:
- a CDS encoding HAMP domain-containing sensor histidine kinase, producing MDSAVRILRKFVGSTLLVSTLLLLFNLILLGSLIFKETHQEASPEKVVRELSSALQGADGTYSLDSKGAALLQQNRAWAMLLDTGGKVIWSEQLPPEIPRAYNIVEVAKFSRYYLLEYPVYLWEHPEGLLVVGYPKYSYEKYQLGYLTDWLRSLPLRVLLLLACNVVLAVALSLFIGTRLIRRIRPLINSIHALAKDKPVQLQTAGLFSDLSESINSASATLQTRSSQLKSRDEARSNWIAGISHDIRTPLSMILGYASNLEEQDNLTGEQRQQAAIIRRQGEQLRSLVSDLNLVSMLEYDMQPLQLKPVRLSALARTVVSDFMNNGLEERYSLDLCIMDERLQVTGDEKLLYRAVSNLVQNSIRHNPDGSRITVTVSCSPNPKEPECCLSVSDDGTGVPPELLPELVLLPYSGKRTRPVRQGHGLGLPMVARIAEAHKGKLVLESPPGEGLCATLHLPALPLPK from the coding sequence ATGGACAGTGCGGTCCGGATTTTACGCAAATTCGTAGGCTCTACCCTGCTGGTCTCTACGCTGCTGCTCCTGTTCAACCTGATCCTGCTTGGATCACTCATCTTCAAGGAGACCCATCAGGAGGCTTCGCCGGAGAAGGTTGTGCGCGAATTATCCTCAGCTCTGCAAGGGGCTGACGGCACATATTCCCTTGATTCCAAGGGGGCTGCACTGCTTCAGCAGAACCGGGCCTGGGCCATGCTGCTGGATACAGGGGGCAAGGTGATATGGAGTGAGCAGCTGCCGCCGGAGATTCCGCGCGCTTACAACATCGTAGAGGTGGCGAAGTTCTCGCGCTACTACTTGCTGGAGTATCCTGTGTACCTCTGGGAGCACCCGGAAGGACTTCTCGTCGTTGGCTATCCCAAATATTCATATGAAAAATATCAGCTCGGATACCTGACGGACTGGTTGCGCTCCCTTCCCTTAAGGGTGCTCCTCCTCCTGGCCTGCAACGTGGTACTGGCCGTGGCCCTCTCCTTGTTCATCGGCACCCGGCTGATCCGCAGGATCCGGCCTCTGATTAACAGTATCCATGCTCTGGCCAAAGACAAGCCGGTCCAGCTGCAGACTGCCGGACTCTTCAGCGATTTGTCCGAGAGTATTAATTCGGCTTCCGCTACGCTGCAGACCAGGAGCTCGCAGCTGAAATCTCGGGATGAAGCCCGCTCGAACTGGATCGCCGGGATCTCCCATGACATCCGTACTCCGCTCTCGATGATCCTGGGCTACGCGAGCAATCTGGAGGAGCAGGACAATCTGACCGGTGAGCAACGCCAGCAGGCTGCCATCATCCGCCGCCAAGGCGAGCAGCTAAGATCGCTGGTCAGCGATTTGAATCTCGTCTCGATGCTGGAGTATGACATGCAGCCGTTGCAGCTTAAGCCGGTCCGCTTATCCGCTCTGGCCCGGACCGTGGTCTCTGACTTCATGAATAACGGTCTGGAGGAGCGTTATTCGCTGGACCTGTGCATTATGGACGAGCGCCTGCAAGTGACGGGCGACGAGAAACTGCTGTACCGTGCGGTAAGCAATCTGGTCCAGAACAGCATCCGCCATAATCCGGACGGCAGCCGGATTACGGTAACGGTCTCCTGCAGCCCGAACCCGAAGGAGCCGGAATGCTGTCTATCCGTATCCGATGACGGGACTGGGGTTCCGCCAGAGCTTTTGCCGGAGCTGGTCCTGCTGCCCTACTCCGGGAAGCGGACCCGCCCCGTCCGGCAGGGCCACGGGCTTGGCCTCCCGATGGTCGCCCGCATCGCCGAAGCCCATAAGGGCAAGCTTGTTCTGGAAAGCCCTCCGGGGGAAGGGCTATGTGCGACTCTGCACCTGCCGGCTTTACCTTTGCCTAAGTAG
- a CDS encoding response regulator transcription factor, which produces MNTMKNRKIMIVEDEPKIREMIELFLRKEGYYRIYAAGDYSSALAMCRQEKPDIAILDVMLPDQDGFSLLSAIRTFSDMPVLFLSARGEDEDRLLGLGLGADDYIVKPFLPRELMLRLSAVLKRVYASSIPERLPAFRVGEQVVDLDSAVVLREERELPLTAKEHAILIKLYQNGGRIVTSDALCQAVWGDDSYGYENTLMVHIRRIREKIEADPSKPEQLLTVRGLGYKLMVQEAL; this is translated from the coding sequence TTGAATACGATGAAGAACCGCAAAATAATGATCGTTGAGGACGAACCGAAGATACGTGAGATGATTGAGCTTTTTTTACGAAAAGAAGGGTATTACCGCATCTATGCAGCTGGAGATTATAGCAGTGCCCTCGCCATGTGCCGCCAAGAGAAGCCGGATATCGCCATTCTCGATGTGATGCTGCCGGATCAGGACGGGTTCTCGCTGCTGTCCGCTATCCGAACCTTCTCCGATATGCCGGTACTCTTCCTGTCGGCGCGTGGTGAAGATGAGGACCGGCTGCTGGGTCTGGGACTGGGGGCTGACGATTATATCGTTAAGCCATTCCTGCCGAGGGAGTTAATGCTGCGTCTGAGCGCTGTGCTGAAGCGGGTATATGCGTCTTCCATACCAGAGCGGCTGCCTGCCTTCAGAGTGGGTGAACAGGTGGTGGATCTGGACAGCGCTGTGGTACTAAGAGAAGAGCGCGAGCTTCCGCTGACGGCGAAGGAGCATGCCATTCTGATCAAGCTGTACCAGAACGGCGGCCGGATTGTGACTAGTGATGCCCTTTGCCAGGCGGTATGGGGGGATGACAGCTACGGGTACGAGAACACATTAATGGTACATATCCGGCGTATCCGCGAGAAAATCGAAGCAGACCCCTCGAAGCCGGAGCAATTGCTGACAGTCAGAGGCCTTGGATATAAGCTCATGGTGCAGGAGGCGCTCTAA
- a CDS encoding ABC transporter ATP-binding protein, translating to MNTHPIIETQQLTKTYGGTLRVDQVNLKVQQGEIFGFLGPNGAGKTTTLKMLLGLVQPTQGTVKLFGQELRNHRLEILNRTGSLIESPSYYGHLTGLENLRVMQRLRSLPAKNIDKVLQIVRLDNHRHKLAGQYSLGMKQRLGLAMALLAFPSLLILDEPTNGLDPAGIGEIRELIKSLPAQYDMTIVVSSHLLSEIEQTATSVGIISEGKLLFQGTMAALQTQNQATVHFRIDDPARAVRILSEHGYRPRMQEGQLVFSAMPDAEAARINEILVAGQLAVSRIVESRKSLEDIFLDLTGKERSL from the coding sequence ATGAACACTCATCCAATCATCGAGACACAGCAATTGACCAAGACCTATGGGGGAACTCTACGGGTCGATCAGGTAAATCTGAAGGTGCAGCAAGGAGAGATTTTTGGCTTCCTCGGTCCGAATGGAGCAGGGAAGACGACTACGCTCAAGATGCTGCTGGGACTGGTGCAGCCCACCCAGGGAACAGTTAAGCTGTTCGGGCAAGAGCTGCGGAACCACCGGCTGGAGATTCTGAACCGGACGGGTTCCCTGATCGAGTCGCCTTCCTATTACGGACATCTGACAGGTCTTGAGAATCTGAGAGTTATGCAGCGGCTGCGCAGTCTGCCCGCCAAGAATATCGATAAGGTGCTGCAGATTGTGCGGCTGGATAATCACCGGCACAAGCTTGCCGGGCAGTATTCACTTGGAATGAAGCAGCGCCTGGGTCTGGCGATGGCCCTGCTGGCTTTCCCCAGTCTGCTTATACTGGACGAGCCCACCAATGGTCTTGATCCTGCGGGGATCGGGGAGATCCGGGAGCTGATTAAGTCCTTGCCTGCCCAGTATGACATGACGATTGTAGTGTCCAGCCATCTGTTGTCCGAGATCGAGCAGACTGCTACCTCGGTTGGAATTATCAGTGAAGGCAAGCTGCTGTTCCAGGGAACGATGGCTGCACTTCAGACGCAGAATCAGGCGACGGTGCATTTTCGGATTGATGATCCAGCCAGGGCAGTAAGGATACTGTCGGAGCACGGGTACCGGCCCAGAATGCAGGAGGGGCAGCTGGTGTTCAGTGCCATGCCGGACGCTGAGGCGGCGCGGATCAATGAGATCCTGGTGGCAGGCCAGCTTGCTGTGAGCCGGATCGTGGAGTCGAGGAAGAGCCTGGAGGATATCTTCCTGGATCTTACCGGAAAGGAGCGGAGCCTGTGA